The sequence below is a genomic window from Candidatus Cloacimonadota bacterium.
ATTCATAATTACATTCCAATTTCAAAAAATACTTTGCTGAAAGGATTACTTTGAGTTCCAATATATAAAGTGTCTCCGGCAGCTGAAACACAGTTCATACGCACGTCGACTCTGATATAAGAAGAATCTGGTGATGAAGTGCTGCCCAAACTATCGGCATAACTTGTAGTAAGATTTACATTGTATATGTTATTGCCAACAGTTTCTGTTGTCTGCAAACCGTTAAAATTAGTATGAACATCATCAAATTCAATAACAGGACTGCTGCCTAACAACTCCGATTCGATCTGCTGGAAATATCTATCTGCTATTTTCTGCCCTTGAGTATACAAAATGTTATTGTATACAACTTTGGCATCATCCAGAACAAGATTATACATGTTAAGCATGATAGTAGAAAACAGGGCTAGAGCCAAAACTACCATCAGCATTTGATTTCCCAACTATCTCCTCCAAGTATTAATCTTCAGACGTTGCATAAGCTATTTCTTCCAGCGATGTCAGTCCGTTTCTGATTCTATCCAAACCAGAATCCAGCATAGAGAGCATGCCTTGACTTTCGGCAATTTCTCTTACCTGGTTTTCATCGATTTCATCTTTGGAATCTACTATAGCTTTTCTTACTTCCGGTGTAAAATAAAGTGCTTCACAAATATTTACCCGGCCTTTATAACCGCCTGTGCATTTTTTACATCCATTACCTGCTTCAAAGATAAGTCCTTTATCAAGTTCTTCCTGAGTTATTCCCATTTCTAATGCACCAGGATATTTTTCTTTGGAAAGTGGTTTACGGCATTCAGGACATAATTTTCGAACTAATCTTTGTGCTACAATAATATTTATGGCATAAGCGAGTAAGAAAGTTTCGACTCCCATTTTAAAAAGACGGGAAATCGCACTAGGTGCATCATTCGTGTGTAATGTTGAAAATGTTAAGTGGCCAGTATTTGCAAGTTTAACAGCAATATCTGCGGTGATTTTATCACGAATCTCACCCACCATCACTACATCCGGGTCGTGTCGAAGAATCGATCGAATTGCAGCTTCAAAACTAAACTTTCCTCCGATTTTTAATTGGCGAGCTCCTTTAATATTATATTCCACAGGGTCTTCACATGTAAGAACATTTATAGAAGGATCGATAATCTGATATAAAGCCGCCATCAAAGTTGTACTTTTACCAGATCCGGTAGGACCAGTTACCAGAACGATACCTTTTGATTTACCGATAGCTTTCATGAAATCTGATTCTGCTTGTTCCTGAAAACCTAGTTTACGCAGATCGGTGATAACGTTCCTGTCATCTATTGTACGAATTACCACACTTTCAAATCTACGTTCATATTCCGAAGATGTGATGGGAATAATGGAAACACGAAAACGAATAAGGTGATCATCTACAAGACGTTGCATAAAACCATCTTGAGCTGTATCACGCTCAAATCGATCAATACCGTTGGCTCGGTCT
It includes:
- the tadA gene encoding Flp pilus assembly complex ATPase component TadA, which gives rise to MIKKSRFGQLLLKKGLIDEVILEKALIIQAEEDPNPRALGEILAHDFKIDHHSIFGLLAELYAFRTVEINPNEITEKQIKHTREILSKFDDNFRKNLLYRKVLPYQYNYGRKNTLVVLSADPTEKLIDKIPAHSEFKKYEVVYCKLVQLEELINIIAPQKNEFLELLQEAEQELEEVSEAEEDVDEYALDDEINKSLLVNLFEGALIEAVRKGASDIHIIPYQRSSVDFFFRIDGKLIRWHRQENTSPEAIAAVVKDRANGIDRFERDTAQDGFMQRLVDDHLIRFRVSIIPITSSEYERRFESVVIRTIDDRNVITDLRKLGFQEQAESDFMKAIGKSKGIVLVTGPTGSGKSTTLMAALYQIIDPSINVLTCEDPVEYNIKGARQLKIGGKFSFEAAIRSILRHDPDVVMVGEIRDKITADIAVKLANTGHLTFSTLHTNDAPSAISRLFKMGVETFLLAYAINIIVAQRLVRKLCPECRKPLSKEKYPGALEMGITQEELDKGLIFEAGNGCKKCTGGYKGRVNICEALYFTPEVRKAIVDSKDEIDENQVREIAESQGMLSMLDSGLDRIRNGLTSLEEIAYATSED